Part of the Roseomonas sp. OT10 genome, CCGCCCGCTGCAGCAGCGGATGCAGGCTGAGCAGCAGCACGGCGAAGGGGAACATCTGCGCCGCGATCATCAGCAGCATCAGCGCCCGCCGGCCGCGGTAGCGGAACTTGGCGAAGCTGTAGCCCGCCATCGCCGCCAGGGCCGTCGTCAGCAGCGCCCCGCCGCCGGCGGTGACCAGGCTGTTCCACAATTGCCGCGGCAGCTCGCTGCGCGTCAGCGCGCGGGCATAGTTCAGCAGGGTGGGCGATTGCGGCAGGAGGGAGGGGCGCTGGACGAAGATCTCCGCCTCGGGCTTGAGCGAGGTGAGGACCAGCCACAGCATCGGCAGGAACAGGAAGCCGCCGATCGCCAGCGCGACCAGGGCGAAGCCCAGCTTCGCGCGGGGGGAGGAGAGGTCGAGCGTCGTCATCCCGCCTTCCTCGTCGGGGGCCTCGCCGGGGGCCTCGCCTGGAGCCTCACCGGGCGTCCCGCAGGATCGAGCGCAGGTAGATCACCGACGGCACGGCGATGGTGGCGAACCACACCACGCCCACCGCGGCGGCGAGGCCGGTGTTCCAGTTGCCGAAGGCCTGGCGCTGCACCTCCACCGACAGCACGGTGGTGGCGCGCACCGGCCCGCCGCCGGTCATGGCGTAGATCACGTCGAACTGCTGGAGGTTGCCCATCGCCCCCAGCACCAGCACGATCGCCATGGTCGGCCGCAGGTGCGGCAGCACGACGTGGCGCAGCACGCGGCGGTTGCCCGCGCCGTCGATGCGCGCCGCCTCGACCAGCTCGCCCGGCAGGCTCTGGAGACCGGCCAGGAAGAAGGCGGCGAAGAGCGGCACGGAGAGCCAGGTCTTGGCCGCCACCACCGCCGCCATCGCGCCCGCCGGATCGGCCAGCCAGGCGACGGGGGCGTCCAGGGCGCCGGCCGAGAGCAGCCCCGCGTTCAGCACCCCGTACTGGGCGTTGAAGATCCAGGCCCAGAGGAAGGCCGTCACCGTCGAGGGCAGCACCCAGGGCAGCATGGAGGCCGCCCGCACCGCCGCGCGGCCGCGGAAGGGGTGGTTCAGCACCAGCGCCCAGGCGAGGCCGAGGGCGAAGGTCAGCGCCGTGGCGGCCCCCACGAAGACCAGCGTGTTGCGCCAGATCTCGCCCGCCGCCTCGTCCTCGAACAGCGAGCGGAAGTTGCCCAGCCCGATGAAGCGCGGCTCCGGGCTCAGCAGCGTCGAGCGCTGGGTGGACATCCACAGCGAGCGCAGGAAGGGGAACAGGATCACCGCGCCATAGGCGAGCAGCGCCGGCAGCATCAGCAGCACGCCGAAGCGCGCCTCGCCGCCGCCCCCCTCGCCGGCACGGCGCCGTCGGTTGCGCGGCCGGGGCGGCGCGGCGGAGCCCGACGCCGCAGCCGCCCCGCTCAACGCACCTCGCGCATCCGCGCCTCCAGCCGCCGCGCCATGTCGTCCAGCGCGGCGCGGGGCGGCTTGGTGCCGAGCAGCGCGCCCTGCACCTCCTCGCCCACCACCGTCACGATATCGGCGGCGTTGGGCCATTTGGACGGCTCGTCGCGTTCCGCCGTGGCGGCGAGCTTCGTCCAGTTGGTGACGTAGGCATCGCCCGAGAGGGTCGCGAGCGCCGACTTCGTCACCGGGAAGAGGCCCACCGCCTCGAAGTAGCGGAGCTGGCTCGCGTCGTTCAGCGCCAGGTGCTGCACCAGCCGCAGCGCCGCCCCGTCCCGCGCGGGCCGCCGCCCGCCCACCACGGGCAGGGCCAGCAGGTGGCCCCACATCACCGATTTCGGCGCATCGCCCGGCTTCGCCACGGGGGTCGCCACCGCCAGCACCTGCCCGTCCACCGCCTTGCCGCGGCCGCTGTTGTCGCGGGCGAAGCCGCGGGCCAGCGGCGCGTCGAAGTAGAAGCCCGCGCGGTCCTGGGCGAAGAGGCGGCGGCTGTCGGGCCGGTCCACGTCGCGCGCCGCCAGCCCCTCCTTCACCAGCATGGCGAGCAGGGTCAGCGTCTTCTCCCCCGCCTCGCTCGCCACCGTCACCTTGCCCGCATCGTCCAGCAGCCGGCCGCCCAGGCTCCAGAGCACGATCTGGAAG contains:
- a CDS encoding carbohydrate ABC transporter permease, producing the protein MSGAAAASGSAAPPRPRNRRRRAGEGGGGEARFGVLLMLPALLAYGAVILFPFLRSLWMSTQRSTLLSPEPRFIGLGNFRSLFEDEAAGEIWRNTLVFVGAATALTFALGLAWALVLNHPFRGRAAVRAASMLPWVLPSTVTAFLWAWIFNAQYGVLNAGLLSAGALDAPVAWLADPAGAMAAVVAAKTWLSVPLFAAFFLAGLQSLPGELVEAARIDGAGNRRVLRHVVLPHLRPTMAIVLVLGAMGNLQQFDVIYAMTGGGPVRATTVLSVEVQRQAFGNWNTGLAAAVGVVWFATIAVPSVIYLRSILRDAR
- a CDS encoding ABC transporter substrate-binding protein, with the translated sequence MGLRRRSLLRAAALPPLAAAIPFAGPSLRPAAAQAPEPLTYLGWSQEEAASKPVLTGLLDGFAAANPGVKLEVIGFPWAQMQQNTILRIRSGQRLDVVQLQERWLPTLAPLGNLTDLDALLGRAWMEERIDPGLLRLGQIGGKQLALPWTAGSLGMVANAKVLEAGGLHEPPATLDAFVEGLRAIKKAQPESVPFALCTKNNASILPDFQIVLWSLGGRLLDDAGKVTVASEAGEKTLTLLAMLVKEGLAARDVDRPDSRRLFAQDRAGFYFDAPLARGFARDNSGRGKAVDGQVLAVATPVAKPGDAPKSVMWGHLLALPVVGGRRPARDGAALRLVQHLALNDASQLRYFEAVGLFPVTKSALATLSGDAYVTNWTKLAATAERDEPSKWPNAADIVTVVGEEVQGALLGTKPPRAALDDMARRLEARMREVR